A genomic window from Planococcus rifietoensis includes:
- a CDS encoding Na(+)/H(+) antiporter subunit B, with product MRTNDVMLQTATKVVTFIILMFAVHIFFAGHYTPGGGFVGGLLTASAIVLLMLAFDIPTIKKILPINYVVLSAVGLLIAIATASASIVFDVPFFTHAYDYFDLPLFGETSLHSALLFDIGVYLVVVGVTMTIIQTIGEDE from the coding sequence ATGAGAACAAATGATGTCATGCTTCAAACCGCCACGAAAGTGGTGACCTTCATCATCTTGATGTTTGCTGTCCATATTTTCTTCGCCGGCCACTATACGCCGGGTGGCGGGTTTGTCGGCGGATTGTTGACCGCCAGCGCTATCGTCTTGTTGATGCTTGCGTTCGACATCCCGACCATCAAGAAGATTTTGCCGATCAATTACGTTGTGCTGTCCGCTGTCGGCTTGTTGATTGCCATCGCAACCGCCAGCGCATCGATCGTTTTTGATGTCCCATTCTTCACACATGCCTATGATTATTTCGATTTGCCACTGTTCGGCGAAACATCCCTGCACTCGGCATTGTTATTTGATATAGGCGTCTATTTGGTTGTTGTAGGAGTAACGATGACCATTATTCAAACGATTGGAGAGGATGAATAA
- a CDS encoding NUDIX domain-containing protein has translation MSRNKRGDVWLGAAGLVVNQRNEWLVVKKRYGGLHGKWSLPAGFVEKDETVDQAALREVKEETGIDCTVLGMIGFRSGVIKGRISDNMAVFLLRPLENEQPVIAQQEELYEAAWRSPEDLSEDQDASVMLHEMASYIVEEGFEPIEDVDPGHIFGYTDYKLFFRHKY, from the coding sequence ATGTCGAGAAACAAAAGGGGAGATGTCTGGCTCGGTGCTGCCGGGCTAGTCGTTAACCAACGGAACGAATGGCTCGTCGTCAAGAAGCGCTACGGCGGGCTTCATGGAAAATGGTCGTTGCCAGCAGGATTTGTTGAAAAAGATGAAACAGTCGACCAAGCAGCCTTGAGGGAAGTGAAAGAAGAGACCGGGATCGACTGTACGGTGCTTGGCATGATCGGTTTCCGCTCGGGAGTGATCAAGGGGAGAATCAGCGACAATATGGCGGTATTTCTGTTGCGTCCGCTTGAAAACGAACAACCCGTCATAGCGCAGCAAGAAGAACTTTACGAAGCTGCATGGCGCTCTCCGGAAGACTTGTCGGAAGATCAAGATGCCTCGGTCATGCTCCATGAAATGGCTTCATACATAGTAGAGGAAGGGTTTGAACCGATCGAAGACGTCGACCCTGGGCATATTTTTGGCTACACAGACTATAAACTATTTTTCCGCCATAAATACTAG
- a CDS encoding Na+/H+ antiporter subunit A: MSLVFLIFIPILAALFIPLLFKRLGQIHTGWFVLLVPAALFLYYATRLPSVMEGGTYVSELSWIPSLDIAFVAYLDGLSLLFTLLITGIGALVVLYSIFYLDKHREQLHNFYVYLLIFMSAMLGVVQSDHLITLYLFWELTSISSFLLIAYWYTRDRSRFGALKSMMITVFGGLMMLGGFVLLSIMGGTYSIRELIAQAPELAQHDFFIWALVLVLLGAFTKSAQFPFYIWLPDAMEAPTPVSAYLHSATMVKAGIYLVARLTPVFALSEVWMWLVAGVGLFTMVWASFFALKQTDLKGILAFSTVSQLGLIMSLLGVAAAAYHVEGAADSYLKYAAFAAIFHLINHATFKGSLFMIAGIVDHETGTRDIRKLGGLMSLMPVSFTVALIGSLSMAGLPPFNGFLSKEMFLTAMLSLQEFNMFSMDVWWVLFPIIAWIGSVFTFIYSLYFVFHTFAGKHQPEQLPKKAHEAPIGMLISPVFLAALVVLIFFIPNLIGDWLVKPAVAAIQPFLYDSPQNVDIHVSAWHGFNTELFMTLGIFAIGGLMFWTLRKWQHLYDLYPDAISLNRLYDEMMLLSDGGANRFSRIYMTGFIRSYLVYMFSFMTFIVLLTLFLNEAFQIDFSNLAPIGVYEIVILLALVGATLTILGSKSRLTAIIALGAVGYSVALLFVIFRAPDLALTQLVIETISVALFLLAFYHLPQISRKEERMKFRFGNALVALGVGVTMTLVALSAHSQKAMPSISEFYKETVYKEAGGGNIVNVILVDYRGFDTLFEIAVLGIAGIGIITMIRLRLTKKEGQHENK; the protein is encoded by the coding sequence TTGTCTCTTGTATTTCTGATTTTCATACCGATCCTTGCAGCGCTGTTTATTCCGCTGCTATTCAAACGACTCGGCCAGATTCACACAGGCTGGTTCGTTTTGCTGGTTCCGGCAGCGTTGTTCTTATACTATGCTACCCGCCTTCCCTCAGTCATGGAAGGTGGCACTTACGTATCCGAACTTTCCTGGATCCCTTCCCTCGATATCGCCTTTGTCGCGTATCTCGATGGGTTGAGTTTACTGTTTACCTTGCTGATCACCGGAATCGGCGCACTCGTTGTGCTGTACTCAATTTTTTATTTGGACAAGCACCGCGAACAATTACATAACTTCTATGTGTATCTATTGATCTTCATGAGCGCCATGCTTGGTGTCGTGCAATCGGATCATTTGATCACATTGTACTTGTTCTGGGAATTGACTTCGATTTCCTCATTCTTGCTGATCGCTTATTGGTATACACGCGACCGCTCCAGATTCGGGGCATTGAAGTCAATGATGATCACCGTCTTCGGCGGCTTGATGATGCTTGGGGGATTTGTGTTGCTCAGCATCATGGGTGGCACTTATTCAATCCGCGAATTGATCGCCCAGGCTCCGGAACTTGCACAGCACGATTTCTTCATCTGGGCATTGGTTCTTGTGCTGCTCGGTGCATTTACGAAATCAGCACAGTTTCCATTTTATATCTGGTTGCCGGACGCGATGGAAGCGCCGACACCAGTCAGTGCTTATCTCCACTCCGCAACGATGGTCAAAGCCGGCATTTATTTGGTCGCCCGCTTGACCCCTGTGTTCGCCTTATCTGAAGTGTGGATGTGGCTCGTCGCCGGCGTCGGGTTGTTCACGATGGTATGGGCATCGTTCTTTGCCTTGAAGCAAACGGACTTGAAAGGGATCTTGGCCTTCTCGACCGTCTCACAGCTCGGGCTGATCATGTCCTTGCTCGGTGTCGCCGCTGCCGCTTATCACGTGGAAGGCGCTGCCGATAGTTATCTGAAATATGCAGCATTTGCAGCGATCTTCCATTTGATCAACCACGCAACCTTCAAAGGAAGCTTGTTCATGATCGCGGGCATCGTCGACCATGAAACAGGGACACGCGATATCCGGAAACTCGGTGGTTTGATGAGTTTGATGCCGGTCAGTTTCACGGTCGCATTGATCGGCTCCTTGTCGATGGCAGGCCTCCCGCCTTTCAACGGCTTCCTCAGTAAAGAGATGTTCTTGACGGCGATGCTATCGCTGCAGGAATTCAATATGTTTTCAATGGACGTCTGGTGGGTGTTGTTCCCGATTATCGCTTGGATCGGTTCGGTCTTCACGTTCATCTACAGCTTGTATTTTGTGTTCCATACTTTTGCCGGCAAACATCAGCCGGAGCAATTGCCGAAAAAAGCGCATGAAGCACCGATCGGCATGCTTATTTCACCGGTCTTTCTTGCCGCGCTGGTCGTATTGATTTTCTTCATCCCAAACTTGATCGGCGATTGGCTCGTCAAGCCTGCCGTTGCCGCGATTCAGCCGTTCCTTTATGATTCACCGCAGAATGTGGACATCCACGTTTCCGCGTGGCACGGCTTCAATACCGAATTGTTCATGACACTGGGCATTTTCGCAATTGGTGGCTTGATGTTCTGGACGCTGCGCAAATGGCAGCACCTATACGATTTGTATCCGGATGCCATTTCACTGAACCGCCTTTACGACGAAATGATGCTGCTCAGTGACGGAGGAGCCAACCGCTTCTCCCGCATTTATATGACAGGTTTTATCCGTTCGTACCTCGTCTATATGTTCAGCTTCATGACGTTCATCGTTTTGCTGACCTTGTTCTTGAACGAAGCGTTCCAGATCGACTTCAGCAATTTGGCGCCAATTGGCGTCTACGAAATTGTCATCCTGCTGGCATTGGTCGGTGCGACCTTGACGATTCTTGGCTCCAAGTCGCGCTTGACCGCGATTATCGCACTCGGGGCAGTCGGCTACTCGGTGGCATTGTTATTCGTCATCTTCCGCGCGCCTGACTTGGCGTTGACGCAACTCGTCATCGAAACCATTTCGGTCGCCTTGTTCTTGCTGGCGTTCTATCACTTGCCTCAAATCAGCCGCAAGGAAGAGCGCATGAAGTTCCGTTTTGGCAATGCACTCGTCGCACTTGGCGTCGGCGTCACAATGACCTTGGTCGCTTTATCGGCCCATTCACAAAAAGCTATGCCTTCGATTTCTGAATTCTACAAAGAAACCGTTTATAAAGAAGCGGGCGGCGGGAATATCGTCAACGTCATTCTCGTCGATTACCGCGGATTTGATACCTTGTTCGAGATTGCCGTACTCGGCATTGCGGGCATCGGGATTATTACGATGATCCGCCTTCGCCTCACGAAAAAGGAGGGTCAGCATGAGAACAAATGA
- a CDS encoding YuiA family protein — protein MTVFKKRTTATHCPYCAGQGYFQLRLGGSETCSCCSGSGKNK, from the coding sequence ATGACAGTCTTCAAAAAAAGAACAACTGCAACCCATTGCCCATACTGCGCGGGCCAAGGATATTTCCAACTACGGTTGGGCGGCTCCGAAACGTGCTCCTGCTGTTCAGGATCCGGGAAAAATAAATAA
- a CDS encoding divergent PAP2 family protein, with product MELLSNTPLMIALFAIFFAQFVKIPIQYAVTRELNWGLFTSTGGMPSSHSAAVTSLTTAVAYEAGISSTVFAVSALFAVITMYDATGVRFQAGQQALTINRLRQDLNNFMEETRKWPSKKEEEKIEELKTLLGHKPSEVFMGALTGIALSVVFYSML from the coding sequence ATGGAACTCTTATCCAATACGCCATTAATGATTGCGTTGTTTGCGATTTTTTTCGCCCAATTCGTTAAAATTCCCATTCAATACGCAGTGACCCGTGAATTGAATTGGGGGCTTTTCACATCGACTGGCGGCATGCCAAGTTCTCATTCTGCCGCGGTAACCTCCCTGACAACCGCAGTCGCCTATGAGGCAGGCATTTCATCCACAGTATTCGCGGTATCCGCCTTGTTTGCGGTGATCACGATGTATGACGCGACAGGAGTGCGTTTTCAGGCTGGACAACAGGCATTGACAATCAATCGCTTGCGCCAGGATTTGAATAATTTCATGGAAGAAACCCGTAAATGGCCTTCGAAAAAAGAGGAAGAGAAAATCGAGGAGCTCAAAACACTGCTCGGCCATAAACCGAGTGAAGTGTTCATGGGGGCGCTGACAGGAATCGCGCTGTCCGTCGTCTTCTACAGCATGCTCTAG
- a CDS encoding YuiB family protein, which translates to MNSSFTIVQLIISILLFYVMFFGIGFLLNMLLRMTWLMAVVYPVVILLVIDDVGVFDYFTAPGESFSMLGETIRSLTGSDIAVLTAGFLGAVTSGIVMKILRKMGYQMF; encoded by the coding sequence ATGAACAGTTCATTTACCATTGTCCAATTGATCATTTCCATCCTGCTTTTTTACGTGATGTTTTTCGGCATCGGCTTTTTGCTGAACATGCTGCTGCGCATGACGTGGCTGATGGCGGTCGTGTATCCGGTTGTCATATTGCTCGTCATTGATGATGTCGGCGTGTTTGATTACTTTACCGCCCCAGGCGAGTCCTTTTCGATGCTCGGGGAAACCATCCGTTCGTTGACGGGCAGCGATATTGCCGTACTGACGGCCGGTTTCCTCGGCGCAGTCACTTCTGGAATCGTCATGAAAATATTGCGCAAGATGGGGTATCAAATGTTTTGA
- a CDS encoding Na+/H+ antiporter subunit D: MSNLLLFPVVIPLIFAAILMLFPKKLHMQRTVAIAGVVATLASALILFSKVNSDGVQAVTLGSWPAPFGISMVSDMFSVLLVLSSTIVTLFVLFYSIPTIGVKREQSFYYPAVLFLMTGVNGAFTTGDIFNLFVFIEVLLMASYALIVHGGEKPQLRESIKYLLVNIISSALFVSAVAYLYSVTGTLNMADLAVKIPQIEAVGILTVIAVLFLVVFGFKAAIFPLYFWLPGSYFAPPMAILALFGALLTKVGVYAIMRTYTLFFTMNTGFTHELLAIIAILTILAGCVGALAYFDVKKIIIYNIIIAVGVILFGISQMNAAGVEGSIFYLVHDMLIKAALFLLVGILTVIFGTSDLRKMGGLIKSYPLFGWTFLVAAFGLAGIPPLSGFPGKLLIVQGGFEGTHFWGSLVILATSLLVLLSVVRIFIYAFWGEPVKIVTIDRKHYLSMFVPTAILVALTVFLGAGAELFMPFISDAGEVLLNPSLYIDAVLKE, translated from the coding sequence ATGAGTAATTTGCTTTTGTTCCCCGTAGTGATTCCATTGATTTTTGCCGCCATTTTGATGCTGTTCCCGAAAAAACTGCACATGCAGCGCACAGTGGCCATTGCCGGTGTTGTTGCGACACTCGCCTCTGCGCTAATTTTATTCTCGAAAGTTAACAGTGACGGCGTTCAAGCCGTCACGCTCGGCAGCTGGCCTGCCCCGTTCGGCATTTCCATGGTTTCTGATATGTTCTCAGTGCTATTGGTACTAAGCTCAACCATCGTCACGCTATTCGTGCTGTTCTACAGCATCCCGACGATCGGCGTGAAGCGCGAGCAGTCGTTCTACTATCCAGCTGTCCTGTTCTTGATGACCGGAGTCAACGGAGCCTTTACAACAGGCGATATTTTCAACTTATTCGTCTTCATCGAAGTGCTGTTGATGGCTTCCTATGCATTGATCGTCCACGGCGGCGAAAAGCCGCAGCTGCGCGAATCAATTAAGTATTTGCTCGTGAACATCATTTCATCGGCATTGTTCGTTTCGGCGGTCGCTTACCTTTACTCCGTTACCGGTACGCTCAATATGGCCGACTTGGCTGTCAAGATCCCACAGATCGAAGCAGTCGGCATCCTGACGGTCATCGCCGTCTTGTTCCTGGTCGTCTTCGGTTTCAAAGCGGCGATTTTCCCGCTTTACTTCTGGCTGCCAGGTTCCTATTTTGCACCGCCCATGGCGATTCTTGCCTTGTTTGGCGCCTTGCTGACGAAAGTCGGCGTCTACGCCATCATGAGAACCTACACACTGTTCTTCACGATGAATACCGGTTTTACCCACGAACTGCTGGCGATCATTGCGATTTTGACGATCCTCGCAGGCTGCGTCGGGGCGCTTGCGTATTTTGATGTAAAAAAGATCATCATCTACAACATCATCATTGCGGTTGGCGTCATCTTGTTCGGTATTTCGCAAATGAACGCAGCAGGTGTCGAAGGCTCCATTTTCTATTTGGTGCACGACATGCTCATTAAAGCAGCGCTGTTCCTTCTAGTGGGCATCTTGACCGTCATTTTCGGCACCAGCGATTTGCGCAAGATGGGTGGTTTGATCAAAAGCTATCCGCTCTTTGGCTGGACCTTCCTGGTCGCGGCATTCGGCCTGGCCGGCATACCCCCGCTCAGTGGCTTCCCGGGCAAATTGCTGATCGTCCAAGGCGGTTTTGAAGGCACCCATTTCTGGGGCAGCCTCGTGATCCTGGCGACTAGCTTGCTCGTGTTGCTAAGTGTTGTCCGGATCTTCATCTATGCATTCTGGGGAGAACCGGTGAAGATTGTCACGATCGACCGGAAGCATTATCTATCGATGTTCGTCCCGACAGCTATACTCGTCGCCTTGACTGTATTCCTCGGCGCCGGTGCGGAACTCTTCATGCCGTTCATTTCGGACGCAGGTGAAGTGCTGCTGAATCCATCGCTCTATATTGACGCGGTATTAAAGGAGTAG
- a CDS encoding Na(+)/H(+) antiporter subunit C, whose product MEIVMSVAIGLLLMAAVYLMLSKSLIRIIIGTGLLSHGAHLLLLTMGGLGGTAPPVVADGVTVGDYADPLPQALILTAIVISFAVTSFFLVLAYRAYQELGTDNMELLRGTEDYE is encoded by the coding sequence ATGGAAATAGTCATGTCGGTTGCCATCGGCTTATTGTTAATGGCGGCTGTATATTTAATGCTATCTAAAAGTTTGATCCGCATCATTATCGGCACAGGCCTCCTGAGCCACGGCGCACATTTGCTGCTGCTGACAATGGGCGGCCTCGGCGGCACAGCGCCCCCGGTTGTGGCTGATGGCGTAACGGTTGGCGATTACGCCGATCCCCTGCCCCAGGCACTGATTCTGACAGCGATCGTCATTTCGTTTGCAGTCACGTCATTTTTCCTGGTGCTCGCCTACCGCGCCTATCAGGAACTTGGCACAGACAATATGGAGCTATTGAGAGGTACAGAAGATTATGAGTAA
- a CDS encoding HesB/IscA family protein, translated as MTQVVEITEAASFQVKEMMRHNEEEGSYLRVAVKGGGCSGLTYGMGFEPEVAETDDQYEQHGIRILINKEDAPILQGTIVDYKQSLMGGGFTIDNPNAIASCGCGTSFRTAKKAGTPENC; from the coding sequence ATGACACAAGTTGTAGAAATTACAGAAGCCGCTTCTTTCCAAGTGAAGGAAATGATGCGCCATAACGAAGAGGAAGGTTCTTATCTGCGCGTGGCTGTAAAAGGCGGCGGCTGCAGCGGCCTGACATATGGCATGGGTTTCGAGCCGGAAGTGGCAGAAACAGACGATCAATACGAACAGCACGGCATTCGCATTTTAATCAATAAAGAAGATGCGCCGATTTTACAAGGGACTATAGTGGATTACAAGCAATCCTTGATGGGCGGCGGATTCACCATTGATAACCCGAACGCTATCGCTTCATGTGGCTGCGGAACAAGTTTCCGAACCGCGAAAAAAGCAGGGACTCCTGAAAACTGCTAA
- a CDS encoding Na(+)/H(+) antiporter subunit F1, with product MIMFYWIALMIVSFSFAGLLFRLVKGPTVADRVVALDSIGVTLVSIVALLSLIIETEFFLEVILLMSILSFIGTAAFAKFLERGEIFDRDPR from the coding sequence ATGATTATGTTTTATTGGATTGCCTTGATGATTGTCAGCTTTTCTTTTGCTGGCCTCTTATTCCGTCTCGTTAAAGGCCCGACGGTAGCAGACCGCGTCGTCGCCCTTGATTCGATCGGTGTGACGCTCGTGTCGATCGTCGCTTTATTGTCCTTGATCATTGAGACGGAGTTTTTCCTGGAGGTCATTCTATTGATGAGCATCCTGTCCTTTATTGGAACGGCCGCCTTTGCGAAATTCCTGGAGAGAGGGGAGATTTTCGATCGAGATCCTCGTTGA
- a CDS encoding Na+/H+ antiporter subunit E has translation MSLQVLLNFFLALVWMFMTVSFTPSGFVIGFLIGLGIIVLMRRFFSKRLYILRVWALISLFLLFLRELFMSSIQVLSIVIRPNMNIKPAIFEMETELSDDWQITLLSALITLTPGTLVIGISEDQKRLYIHALDFEDIDSAVSSIKNTFERAILEVSRS, from the coding sequence ATGTCTTTACAAGTTCTATTGAATTTTTTCCTGGCGCTCGTCTGGATGTTCATGACCGTGTCGTTCACTCCTTCCGGATTCGTCATCGGCTTTTTGATCGGCCTCGGCATCATCGTCCTGATGCGTCGGTTTTTCTCAAAACGCTTGTACATTCTTCGTGTCTGGGCGTTGATCTCACTGTTCCTGTTGTTCCTTCGTGAACTTTTCATGTCGAGCATACAAGTTCTTTCCATCGTCATCCGTCCGAATATGAACATCAAACCGGCCATTTTTGAAATGGAAACGGAACTCAGCGACGACTGGCAAATTACTTTGCTGTCAGCGCTCATTACATTAACGCCAGGCACTTTGGTCATCGGCATTTCTGAAGACCAAAAACGCCTGTATATCCATGCCTTGGATTTTGAAGACATCGATTCGGCCGTGTCATCCATCAAGAATACATTTGAACGGGCCATACTGGAGGTGAGCCGGTCATGA
- a CDS encoding leucyl aminopeptidase: MEINVLNPTEHNEAELLIVGLSRHPENAEGWKGLEKRFDGRLADWIKRGLSFDSNSLSIYPTLKGDIPRVLFVGIGDRKKLTEDELRRSFGIAGKQLVKEKIRHAAIYTASFENGEVTGEQVAHLAAEGIQMGAYRFADYKTNSNEVDHRVESLSFLTEQPSDPIRQAAFVGTVHAEAVNEARTLVNMPANILTPTAMAEYAQELSEAYGFETDILGRSEIEELGMGALLAVNQGSVEEPRLIVMKYKATDSFEAPLALVGKGITFDTGGYSLKPKDGIVGMKGDMGGAAAVLGAMRVIGELKPDKDVVAVIASTDNMVSGNAFKPDDVITSMSGKTIEILNTDAEGRLVLADAVTYAKQLGASQVVDVATLTGGVIVALGKDKTGALTNDDAFYGKLLDVSKKTGEFVWQLPLTESDKKRLRKSDVADLNNSPGRDGHMIFGGGFVGEFVGDTPWIHLDIAGTSHADTAHDLGPAGGTGAMVRTLALLVEKLGNKE; this comes from the coding sequence ATGGAAATCAATGTATTGAACCCCACAGAACACAATGAAGCAGAGCTTCTAATCGTCGGCTTGAGCCGCCATCCCGAAAATGCGGAAGGCTGGAAAGGTTTGGAGAAGCGCTTTGACGGGCGTCTTGCCGATTGGATCAAACGCGGCTTGTCATTCGACTCGAACTCGTTGAGCATTTATCCTACTTTAAAAGGCGATATCCCGCGCGTGTTATTTGTCGGGATCGGCGATCGCAAGAAACTGACGGAAGATGAGTTGCGCCGTTCATTCGGCATTGCCGGAAAACAGTTGGTCAAAGAAAAAATTCGCCATGCCGCCATCTATACGGCTTCTTTCGAAAATGGGGAAGTGACTGGCGAACAAGTCGCGCACCTAGCGGCTGAAGGCATCCAAATGGGCGCATACCGCTTTGCTGATTACAAAACGAATTCCAATGAAGTGGATCACCGCGTGGAATCGCTGAGCTTTCTGACAGAGCAGCCATCAGATCCCATCCGCCAGGCGGCTTTTGTCGGCACAGTCCATGCGGAGGCAGTCAATGAAGCAAGAACGCTCGTCAATATGCCGGCGAATATCCTGACGCCCACAGCGATGGCTGAATATGCACAAGAGCTCAGCGAAGCTTACGGATTTGAAACGGATATCCTTGGGCGCAGCGAAATCGAAGAGCTTGGCATGGGCGCGCTGCTTGCAGTCAACCAAGGCTCTGTCGAAGAACCGCGTCTCATCGTCATGAAATACAAAGCGACTGACAGTTTCGAAGCACCGCTTGCACTTGTCGGCAAAGGTATCACGTTCGACACGGGCGGCTATTCCCTCAAGCCGAAAGACGGCATCGTCGGCATGAAAGGGGACATGGGCGGTGCAGCAGCTGTGCTGGGTGCAATGCGTGTCATCGGCGAACTAAAGCCGGATAAGGACGTAGTGGCTGTCATTGCCTCCACGGACAATATGGTATCAGGCAATGCCTTCAAGCCGGACGATGTCATCACATCGATGAGCGGCAAGACCATTGAAATCCTCAATACTGATGCAGAAGGGCGCTTGGTATTGGCGGATGCCGTCACGTATGCCAAGCAGCTCGGTGCAAGCCAGGTGGTGGATGTGGCGACGTTGACAGGTGGCGTCATCGTTGCGCTCGGCAAAGACAAAACGGGCGCGTTGACGAACGATGACGCGTTTTACGGCAAATTGCTGGACGTCTCGAAGAAAACGGGTGAGTTCGTTTGGCAATTGCCGCTCACTGAAAGCGACAAAAAGCGGCTGCGCAAAAGCGATGTCGCCGATTTGAACAATTCACCCGGGCGCGACGGCCATATGATCTTCGGCGGCGGCTTTGTCGGCGAGTTCGTCGGCGACACGCCCTGGATCCACCTAGATATCGCCGGAACTTCGCATGCTGATACGGCGCATGACTTGGGCCCTGCTGGAGGCACTGGCGCTATGGTAAGAACACTGGCGTTATTGGTGGAAAAGTTGGGGAATAAGGAATAA
- a CDS encoding NAD(P)/FAD-dependent oxidoreductase, with protein sequence MKRPSILVLGAGYGGLTTVVNLQKEFGTDAADITLINKNEYHYESTWLHEAAAGTLLPEQVRYDIADVIDTGKVNFVQATVEGIDVDSKKVSTDNGEFTYDYLVIGLGFEGETFGIEGLDTYALSIANVKAARYIREHIEFQFATWSTEEVKNDSRLTIVVGGAGFTGIEFLGELANRVPELCKEYDVPREKVRVICVEAAPMVLPGFDPELVDYAVGHLQAKGIEFSIGTPVVEATPEGVKIKKNDDEFEFIYAGTVVWAAGVRGNRLIEETSIESMRARIKVEKDMRAPGYSDVFIVGDCALMINEETNRPYPPTAQIAMQQGERIAKNIKALAGDGTTEEFVPDLKGTVCSLGDEDAIGVVFGKKVTGKRASFMKKMIDNRALYMIGGPGLVLKKGKFKVL encoded by the coding sequence TTGAAAAGACCGTCAATATTAGTATTAGGTGCAGGCTACGGTGGATTGACTACTGTAGTGAATCTGCAAAAAGAATTTGGGACAGACGCTGCGGACATTACGCTCATCAACAAAAACGAATATCATTACGAAAGCACGTGGCTCCATGAAGCGGCAGCAGGAACATTGCTTCCGGAACAAGTGCGCTACGATATTGCAGACGTCATCGATACTGGCAAGGTGAACTTTGTTCAAGCCACTGTCGAAGGCATCGACGTAGACAGCAAGAAAGTTTCGACTGACAATGGGGAATTCACGTACGATTACCTTGTTATCGGCCTTGGCTTTGAAGGGGAAACTTTCGGAATCGAAGGCCTCGACACATATGCGTTGTCGATTGCCAATGTAAAAGCTGCGCGTTACATCCGCGAGCACATCGAATTCCAATTTGCGACATGGTCTACTGAAGAAGTGAAGAACGACAGCCGTTTGACGATTGTTGTCGGCGGAGCTGGATTCACAGGAATCGAATTCCTTGGGGAACTGGCAAATCGCGTGCCGGAACTTTGCAAAGAGTATGACGTGCCACGTGAAAAAGTACGCGTCATCTGTGTAGAAGCTGCACCGATGGTCTTGCCAGGATTCGATCCGGAATTGGTAGACTATGCAGTCGGCCATCTTCAAGCGAAAGGCATTGAATTCTCTATCGGAACGCCAGTCGTCGAAGCGACTCCTGAAGGCGTAAAGATTAAGAAAAATGATGATGAGTTCGAATTCATCTATGCCGGCACAGTCGTTTGGGCAGCAGGCGTCCGCGGAAACCGCTTGATTGAAGAAACATCCATCGAAAGCATGCGTGCGCGCATTAAAGTCGAAAAAGACATGCGTGCGCCAGGTTATTCCGATGTATTCATCGTCGGTGACTGCGCATTGATGATCAACGAAGAAACAAACCGCCCGTACCCGCCAACTGCACAAATTGCGATGCAGCAAGGCGAGCGCATTGCGAAAAACATCAAAGCGCTTGCTGGCGACGGGACGACAGAAGAGTTTGTTCCTGATTTGAAAGGAACAGTCTGCTCACTTGGCGATGAAGATGCGATTGGTGTTGTCTTCGGTAAGAAAGTGACAGGCAAACGCGCATCATTCATGAAGAAAATGATCGACAACCGTGCATTGTACATGATCGGTGGCCCTGGATTGGTCTTGAAAAAAGGTAAATTCAAGGTACTATAA
- the mnhG gene encoding monovalent cation/H(+) antiporter subunit G, translated as MRNSWREGRFSIEILVDILIILLIGTGVLFSAVTALGLIRLPDVYTRTHAASKSSTLGVLSILLGTFVHFWFNEGIFNTQMVIAIAFLFITQPVAGHLIGRAAYMTGIKVAEETVRDDMGPAIEKRKNNQQEELENE; from the coding sequence TTGCGAAATTCCTGGAGAGAGGGGAGATTTTCGATCGAGATCCTCGTTGATATCCTAATCATCCTTTTAATCGGCACTGGCGTCCTGTTCAGCGCCGTCACCGCACTCGGGCTCATCAGGCTGCCGGATGTCTACACACGGACACACGCAGCCTCTAAGAGCTCGACACTCGGTGTGTTATCCATCCTGCTCGGAACGTTCGTCCATTTTTGGTTTAATGAAGGCATCTTCAATACGCAGATGGTCATCGCCATCGCCTTCCTGTTCATCACGCAGCCGGTTGCCGGACATTTGATCGGTCGCGCCGCTTATATGACAGGCATCAAAGTCGCGGAAGAAACCGTACGTGACGATATGGGCCCTGCAATTGAAAAGCGCAAGAACAACCAGCAGGAAGAACTTGAAAACGAATAA